The genomic window CGACAGCATAGAACGGTCCAGGAAGGGGGCGTGGAGTGTGACGAGGCAGATATACCACGAGCGAGGGCTCAAAGGCTTCTTTCGAGGAGGGCTCTTCCGCTCTGCCTGGACTGCCTTAGGAAGCTCGTTGTATCTTGGGACGTATGACATGGCTAAGCTCTGGCTGAAGCGTCGGAGACCAGAGATAGACGACTCAATTGGACTGTGACTCCACATGGTGTCGTTTTACGGTAGCGGCGGGTTGATCTGCACACGTAGTCTCTCGCCGTCAATACCTTATCGCTGAACTACATGGTACGCTTGCGATCTGATGTTTCCGtcagcgcctcgtctcgtTCAACGGGCAGGATCGAAGCAAGCGCGCGGGTTGCCCCGCGTGGCTGCGCGGGCTCGGCCGACAATGATCGGGCTTTTTGCGTCCCGAGAGCCCTGTTGCCTTGCAAGTGCGAGAGCTTCCCGGAGCCGACGGACAGGTTGAAGATCGAATGATTGAGACGATCCCCAACTGCCGACATCCAATAGGCAAGGAGCCGAATTTGACGTCTGCAAGGGTCCTGCAACATTCTAGAAAGCCCCCTCCGTCGCCATCAATCAAGGGTTGGCGCGGGTGGCGCGCCACAGGGCCGATGTCGCCATTGCGGCTCAAACTTTGCCTGTGTTGGCTGCGGAGATGGTGTGATGCGATGGTGCAATCAAGGGGCTAGCGCACAACAGCCCAGCCCAAACCCTCTTGACCACGCATTGACGTCGATCTGGGGAATGTCCAATTCCTCGATGCCCTCTCGCGCCTCCGGGCAAACCTAGGCAGTATCACGAGAGCCAGACGACTGAAACCTTGCCAATTCGGCAATTCGACGCAGTCCCGTGCAGTCGCCAGTGCATACTGTCGTGGGCTCGCTCCGTAGATGCCCCAGTGCCCGCCCGACTCCGTGGCTCGTCGTTGCTGATCTTGGATTGCGAAATCCGGGCCCCGGACTGCCTCATCGCTGCTAAAATTGCTCTGACTGGCCCGCTTCCACAAACGCGCCCCTCCCCAAGGATCCTGCCGTGCAGTCCAGCAATGTCGACCCTCAGccgtgcgctgcgctgggTATCGGGTGCCCGGGGAAACAGCTGTCGTGCCCGCATGGCGGTGTGCTGTCGCTTGCTGGATTCCCTCCATCCCGTTCCCTTGCTTCTGCCCTTTATTTGTCCCTGACTCGCGCCCGGGCTGCCCGTGCCTTTGTCGTAGTTTTTCCCTGGCCGAGCCAACTCGACGAACGGTTTTTTTTCCTCCCAGAAACATCGCCGTTCTTCGTGTTGCAGCGTTGCCTCGCCGTCCGAGTCCCCGCGCACCAGTCCCCCCTGCCACCATGGCAGCACAAGCCCAGACAGCGCTCCCCGTCGACGTGCCGGTCTTCTCCagggagaaggaggccaTTTCCGCACTCCGCGATGACCTCCTACCACAAGATCGCCTCATCATCCAGTCGCCGTACTCGGATCCAGAGCATCTGCTGGATCTCGACACACTGGATCGCGAGAACGCCCTCCTCGCTCAGGCTCTGGCTCGCTTGCGGGCAACCCGTGACGACTATGCCACGGCGCCGTACACCGAATCCTTCAACTGGTCCGAAGTGATCGCCGAGCTGAAGCAGCTTGCCGAGGCGTCTGGCAAGGGCTTCAAGGAGACGTCTTTTTACATCGTCGCATTTCGCTCGCAGATCAAGCCGAGCACCGAGTACAGCCACCTCGGTGAGCTGGACAAGGCCGCCCATGCCGAGGCCGTAGCCAGCGGCGGCTTTCTCAAGTGAGCCTTCTGCGTCGATGCTTAAAGCCTGGCTCCATATGCTGATTATGGCGCAGGTACTGGTTCGGGTCGCCGGATTCCGAGTTGCGCAATCTCGCAACCTGCATTTGGAGGTCGCGCGAGGATGCGATGGAGGGCGGGAGGGGTCCCGCCCATCGAAAAGCCGCAGGTTCTACGCGGGCTTTGTATGCGTTCTGGAAGATCGACCAGcatcgcctcgtcgtgcgAGACAATGTCGACAGCTGGGGAATCGTTCCTTGGAGTCAGTgagggcgcgctcgagcgTCTCAGTAGGGGCGAGCAGGCCAACTTCAGCGACAGCGACTCCGTGAATGCCGACGGAAGACACATGGCATCGCGGAAGCTCTTTCATGGAAAGTGCGCAAGGGGCGGTCTCATATTAGCGATAAATAGCGTTTTAGAAGGTGTAGAACCTTGATGGTATTGAAGAGACAGCATTGCTGCCACGCTATTTGTACTCTCGAGTGACCTCAGACGGATATGAAAACAAATTCACGCACTCGCGTGAGGCGTCAAGAAACTGATTTGCTTCTTGTGATACCTACGGTTTGTAGCCCTTGGGGGCGATTGGGAAGCTCGAAGGACAGTGAGTCAATCCGTGGCTGGTGTCGCACactgcggcgagggcgtcgggcATCGATGGGGTTGAAAGGTCGAGGATCAGCCGGTGCTGGTTGAGCTCCAGGGGCGCCGCCTTCACCCCCACCAATTCTGCCGCGTCTCACCGCCTCCAACCCACAACGCCCACAAATCGGCACGCGAAAAGTTCGATATTCCATCAAACGAGACGGCCTCGCATTCTCACCGACCCCGAACCTTCGCGCCAGCTCCTCTCTGTGCGTCCACACCGGTCTCTAGAGCTTCTCGAACGAAACGGACAATATGAGCGACTCTCTTAAGGATGCGCCTTTCCAGGCGGTGCAGGTCGAGGCTCTGGTGAGTCGGCAATGCCCCACTTCGATATCCAAATGCCATCATGGGGGGTGCTGACGTTGGGATAGGTGATCATGAAGATTGCCAAGCACTGCTCCTCGGCTTTCCCTACGACCGCGACGGGTTCCATCGTCGGCATGGACCAGAACGGCCTCCTCGAGATCACCAACACGTTCCCTTTCCCCACAGTCGAtggcaccaccgccgacaGCCACCAGAACGACGCCTCGCAgatcgccgcggccgctcctCGGCAAAAGTCCAACGTCGCGTACCAAAACGAGATGATTCGGCACCTCAAGGAGGTCAACGTCGATGCCAACAATGTTGGCTGGTACACGAGCGCCACGATGGGCAACTTTGTCAACATGAGCTTCATCGAGAACCAGTACCACTATCAAAAGGACAACAGCCGGACTGTGGCCCTCGTCTACGACGCCAGCAAGAGCTCGCAAGGCAACCTCACCCTGCGAGCATTCCGCTTGACAACTACCTTCATGAACGCCTACAAGGAGGGCAAGTTTACGACGGAGAAGTAAGTCGGCGTGAACGCCGTTTAGGATACGATCTTGTTGCTGACCCATCGTCTAGCCTGCAAAAGACGAAGCTGTCCTTCCGCGACATCTTGGCCGAGCTGCCCATTACCGTCCACAACTCGCATCTCCTCACATCTTTCCTGCACCAGATGCCTACCCGCCCCTCTTCGGACGAGATCGAGCAGCCCAACTCGCTCGCCGACCTCAAGGATGCCGACTCCAGGGTGCCACTGTATCCTTCTGTCGACACCCTTGACCTCTCCATCGACCCGTTCCTGGAGAAGACGTGCGACCTCCTTCTCGAGAGCATCGAGTCCCACTATACCGACCTCAACAACTTCCAGTTCTATCAAAGACAACTCGGCCGTGAGCAGGCCAAGATTACGCAGTGGCAGacgaagcgcaaggccgagaaCGCTCAGCGCGCCGTTGCCAAGCAGCCACTCCTACCCGAGGACGAGTGGCAGCGACTGTTCAAGCTGCCCCAGGAGCCTAGCCGGCTGGAGGGCATGCTCAACGCGAAGCAGGTGGATCAATACAGCAAGCAGGTGGATGGTTTCACTGCCAACGTTAGCGCCAAGATGTTCGCCGTGAGGGAGAACCTGCTGCCCCAGTAAAACGGTCTGCCGTCAGGGGGCAGAGTCAGGGATCAAGGCACCAATTGGCAGGTTGCATTGACGGCGTTCCGGATGGAGGGATTGAATGAGTGCTTGTCTAGATTTAGCGACAAGAGTTGTGCTTGAATGCACTCGTGTGAATACCCAACGcggggccatggcgcgccACCACCTGCCTGTGAAGACATTGCTACGACTACACACGATGCTGAATGGCGTAGTGTCCATGGGGAGGAGCTACAAAGTACCGTCTCCCTGCCTACCGGGGCCTTTGGGCTGGTGCGAGCCGTTTCGGCTACGAGGCTGCAGCGCCTGATGCACGAACCCATCGACGATTGCATTTCCGAGTCACGAGAATACTGGTAGAAATCCGCCACAAAATCAATCAGCCAGCTCAAGCATCGCCAACCAGAGCAAGTGCTGCCTGCTTACGacagccgccgacgatgctggcgTTGAAGGGCTCATGGGCTGACATAATATCTCCCGCTCACGGATGGTGGGCTGGTGCGAGTGCCAGGCACGCTGTGGATACGGCCACATTGCGCCAAGTCATggcctgccggcggcggtggtcagAGGCTCTGTTACTCCGAAACCGATCGCCCGAGCCGCCAGGACGGCGTTATCGTTACCACAGCCACGCGCGCAGTTGCTGAGGGGTATACTGTACAGAACTTTCGGCGCTCGCTCTGGGCGCGCTCCTGCCCCGCCCGCAAGCAAATTTTGCCCCTCAATCTTCACCGCCCAATCCCACCTCGACAATCTgccatccccctcctcctctccgcccCCCCTCGCCGTGAAAGTACTTGAACCCTTCCGTCTTCCTCTCCTCAAACACCTCAATTGTCTCGCCCTCATCCAAACTCCCATCCACCGCCCTCTCCCCCGTCACAACACAGCCACCATGTCTGCCCCCGCCCAGAAATTCAAGGTCGCCGACCtgtccctcgccgcctttggcCGCAAGGAGATTGAGCTGGCCGAGAATGAGATGCCCGGTCTCATGTCCACACGCGAGAAGTATGCCGCCGACCAGCCCCTCAAGGGTGCCCGCATTGCCGGCTGCCTGCACATGACCATCCAGACGGCCGTCCTCATCGAGACCCTGACTgctctcggcgccgaggtcacctggacgagctgcaACATCTTCTCCACCCAGGAccacgccgctgccgccattgctgccgctggtgtcCCTGTCTTCGCCTGGAAGGGCGAGACCGAGGAGGAGTACAACTGGtgcctcgagcagcagctccttgcCTTCAAGGATGGCAACAAGCTGAACCtgatcctcgacgacggcggtgaccTGACCCAGCTCGTCCACTCCAAGTACCCCGAGATGCTCAAGGGCTGCTACGGTGTCTCGGAGGAGACCACCACTGGCGTTCACCACCTGTACCGCATGCTCAAGGACAacaagctcctcgtccccgcCATCAACGTCAACGACTCCGTCACCAAGTCCAAGTTTGACAACCTGTACGGCTGCCGCGAGTCCCTTGTTGACGGTATCAAGCGTGCTACCGACGTCATGATTGCTGGCAaggtcgctgtcgtcgccggcttcggTGACGTCGGCAAGGGCTGCGCCATGGCTCTGCACGGCATGGGCGCCCGCGTCCTGGTCACCGAGATTGACCCCATCAACGCTCtccaggccgccatggccggctACCAGGTCACCACCATGGAGAAGGCTGCCAGCATCGGCCAGATCTTCGTCACCACCACTGGCTGCCGTGACATCCTGACTGGCGTTCACTTCGAGGCCATGCCCAACGACGCTATCGTTTGCAGTGAGTACCACCCCTACCACCATGTTTTGAGTCCGCAAGGTAATCTGACAGTGGCATAGACATTGGTCACTTCGACATTGAGATCGATGTTGCCTGGCTCAAGAAGAACGCCAAGTCGGTCCAGAACATCAAGCCTCAGGTCGACCGCTTCCTGATGCCCTCTGGCCGCCacatcatcctcctcgccgaaggccgcctcgtcaaccTGGGCTGCGCCACCGGCCACTCCTCCTTCGTCATGTCCTGCTCTTTCACCAACCAGGTGCTTGCCCAGATCATGCTGTACAAGGCCAACGATGAGGCTTTCGGCAAGAAGTACGTCGAGTTTGCCAAGacggagaagctcgaggtcggcgtctACGTCCTGCCCAAGAtcctggacgaggaggttGCCCGTCTCCACCTGAACCACGTTCAGGCCGAGCTCAGCAGCCTGTCCAAGGTCCAGGCCGAGTACCTCGGCCTCACCGTTGAGGGCCCCTTCAAGAGCGACATCTACCGCTACTAAATTTCCTCTCTGTACTACATACCCAAGAGTCCTTCAACTGGACTCGTACGTGTAACGACTTTCTGCCGGTGTCCCGGACCCGGTAATGGGCAAACTTGTGGATTCAACAGCATGAAAATTGCATGGCATCGGGGCTGGGAGACTAAAAGACATGTGCCGTTCTGATTTCTTGTTTTTGCTTTTGTTTGCGTTAAATGAATGGGCATCTCGCTGGGTGGACGAAGGCGGAACACATCTGCTTTTTCAACAAAACGGCGTTGGCTTTGACAAGACATGATTCCCCCACTGGCGAGATACAAAAGACacatgatggatgggcaAGATGAGGCGGAGCTTGATGGAATCGCACCGCGACGGCCCGTCAACCGCGGCCATGGATAGATGGATGACTAGGTCTACCTGAATAGACACTTCTCGCTTGAGACTATCTGCGCCAATACTGGTTTGAGATGCGTATGTCGATGGAACCTTATAAATTGGCCTGTCCACTCTCTTCGCACTGCATGGCCTTTTGCTCCGGGACGATGCTCTTGAGCTTTCCTTTGGTGACGGCCATGCGTACGTTGTCAATGGCCCACTCCTCCATCTTGGTTTCTGTCTCGAGGGTCCATGTGCCTACGTGTGGCAAAAGCAGAACATTTGGGTTCGCGAGCAGCCCCGGGTGGATATGAGGTTCGTTCTCGTAGACGTCGAGTCCCACGCTAGCGACTCTTCCGGAATTCAGAgcctcgacaagggcggcctcgtccatgacggcgccacgggctGTGTTTACAATGACGATGCCGGGCTTCATGATGGCAAACTGGGGTGTAGATATGATGTGACGGGTGCTCGGCTGACGACGGGTATTAGTAGTCTTGATGAGACAGACGGGCTTGCATGACCACGCACGACACCGACACCGGGAGGACAGCACGACCTCGAGCTAGGATGGACAGACTCACGTTCAGGGGCAGGTTCAGGCTGAGGACGTCGCTCTCCCTCAACAGCGTCTCAAAGTCGACGTactcggcggtggcggcatcgtctcctgctcgtcctcctcctccgccaccaccaccaccgccaccgccaccgctcAGGGGCGACCGATTATGGTAGCGGATGCGCATGCCCAAAGCGCGGGCCTTTGCGGCGAGGTTgcggccgatgccgcccatgccgaggatgccgaggacCTTGCCGCGGGggtcgcggccgagggggaggggccggccgtcgggTCCGGTgcgccgggcgccgcgggcgcgcagggaggcgacggcagcggggaagccgcgcagggcgccgaggagcagccagatggcggtgtcggcggtggcgtcgtcgacggcggtgggggTGTTGGAGACGCGGACGTTGTGTCGGGTGCATGCGGTGATGTCGATTTGGTCGTATCCGGCGCCTGGGGGAGATGGTGATGAGAGCTACATTACATGTGCatgggaggggaggaagaggaagagaagaggTCGGTTGTCTACTATCTAATGCGTGGCCGTGTAAAGGCGAgccgggagggagggaaggaaaGGAAGCAGAgaaaggtaggtaggtagtgcCCACTCACCGTTATGGCAGAGGAAGCGAAACGACGagggcagggcgtcgagcagcgcgccgtcgatgcggccCGTCACTCGGGCGGACGCAAAGGTGCGgtaggcggcgacgacgccgtcgagggagCCCGACTGGCATTCCGCGATGAAGTCGGCGCGGTTGCGGGCCCGGGGCCGCAGGACGTGCgcgatgtcggcgagggaTGCCCAGGCTTCGTGGGCACTGGAGGACGTCAATGTACCGAGGTCAGGTCAGGATGGAGGGtagggtgtgtgtgtgtgtgtgtgtgtacgttGAAAGCGACTGCGTGCCTGCCCTCTGGCAACAAGACGCTTCGAGTCGattggtggtgatggtggtggtggcaggaggaagagtgagtgagtgtgtgagTGTTCCCGTTTACGTACTGTTCAATCTCGCCCAAGAGCAGCACCTTGGGCTTGTCTGCCATGGTCAATGGtggttgttgctgttgttgttgaaaCTGAAGCGATGCGTGGGTTGTCGGGACTCGGGACCACCGTGGCGGGTTCAAtgagtaggtaggtatggCGGGGCGGGGTCAGTTGGAGTGAAGCAAATCACGATGGGATGAGTCCAAGGTAAAGTCGTGGACCTTGTGCGAAGCGATTGCCCAACGTTGACGCGGATTCAATTGTGTCTGGAAAGCTTCATATTAGAAGTCAAGAAGGGGTCCTGGTCACTGGTGGCCCATTGGCGGGGCTAAAGCCTGTTCGTTTGTTGTCGCTGTGTCACGTATACATAAATGGTTGAGAGGGCGCAACTTTACGTGCTAGGCATGGCATAGTATCCGCCATACACGTATTAAGGCTTGGCCTCCACTACGAGTGGGTGTCTGCAGCAACATTGACAGGCTCAACTGCCCTGCCGCTTTTCCGCTCCGACAAGTACAAATTGGTATATTTGAAAGGGAAGTCTTACAAGTCCATTTCATGGCCTGGGACTCTAATGCTGTCTAAAACGGCGCGCCATGCCCCTTTTAATCTCTCAgttgcctgtctgtctgctggTAAACTCGTGTGCGATATCCAGTATCACGACCATGCATTGATGTctgagcgccgccatcggatggtggaggaggagaatatgcggcggcgagtttTCACGCCCATGGGTACGGAATCGGGATCCTGGGGACGGTCCCAACGCGCAGGCGCTTCTGCGTACGCTTCCTTACGCCGACATTGTTCTGCAGGAACCGCGCGTTGAAGCCAATGACGGACCGGGCCATCTTGAAGGTGCCGGGCTTGATGGCCAGCTTCTGCGTCGACACGAGCCACCGCACGCCCTCGGTGCATGGAGGCGTGGTGAGCGAGCCCTCGTACCTGCGTGCGCACAGAGCAAAAGCACAATGACATCAGCTCCTTTCTCCAACAATCTctaacaacaacaaaaaaAGAGAGATCGTCTTTTCGCATCAGG from Purpureocillium takamizusanense chromosome 14, complete sequence includes these protein-coding regions:
- a CDS encoding uncharacterized protein (COG:S~EggNog:ENOG503P43Z), with translation MAAQAQTALPVDVPVFSREKEAISALRDDLLPQDRLIIQSPYSDPEHLLDLDTLDRENALLAQALARLRATRDDYATAPYTESFNWSEVIAELKQLAEASGKGFKETSFYIVAFRSQIKPSTEYSHLGELDKAAHAEAVASGGFLK
- the EIF3H gene encoding Eukaryotic translation initiation factor 3 subunit H (COG:J~EggNog:ENOG503NW8Q~MEROPS:MER0021886); this encodes MSDSLKDAPFQAVQVEALVIMKIAKHCSSAFPTTATGSIVGMDQNGLLEITNTFPFPTVDGTTADSHQNDASQIAAAAPRQKSNVAYQNEMIRHLKEVNVDANNVGWYTSATMGNFVNMSFIENQYHYQKDNSRTVALVYDASKSSQGNLTLRAFRLTTTFMNAYKEGKFTTENLQKTKLSFRDILAELPITVHNSHLLTSFLHQMPTRPSSDEIEQPNSLADLKDADSRVPLYPSVDTLDLSIDPFLEKTCDLLLESIESHYTDLNNFQFYQRQLGREQAKITQWQTKRKAENAQRAVAKQPLLPEDEWQRLFKLPQEPSRLEGMLNAKQVDQYSKQVDGFTANVSAKMFAVRENLLPQ
- the SAH1 gene encoding Adenosylhomocysteinase (COG:H~EggNog:ENOG503NU46~BUSCO:EOG09262LYR) yields the protein MSAPAQKFKVADLSLAAFGRKEIELAENEMPGLMSTREKYAADQPLKGARIAGCLHMTIQTAVLIETLTALGAEVTWTSCNIFSTQDHAAAAIAAAGVPVFAWKGETEEEYNWCLEQQLLAFKDGNKLNLILDDGGDLTQLVHSKYPEMLKGCYGVSEETTTGVHHLYRMLKDNKLLVPAINVNDSVTKSKFDNLYGCRESLVDGIKRATDVMIAGKVAVVAGFGDVGKGCAMALHGMGARVLVTEIDPINALQAAMAGYQVTTMEKAASIGQIFVTTTGCRDILTGVHFEAMPNDAIVCNIGHFDIEIDVAWLKKNAKSVQNIKPQVDRFLMPSGRHIILLAEGRLVNLGCATGHSSFVMSCSFTNQVLAQIMLYKANDEAFGKKYVEFAKTEKLEVGVYVLPKILDEEVARLHLNHVQAELSSLSKVQAEYLGLTVEGPFKSDIYRY
- the GOR1 gene encoding Glyoxylate reductase (COG:E~EggNog:ENOG503NW94), whose product is MADKPKVLLLGEIEHAHEAWASLADIAHVLRPRARNRADFIAECQSGSLDGVVAAYRTFASARVTGRIDGALLDALPSSFRFLCHNGAGYDQIDITACTRHNVRVSNTPTAVDDATADTAIWLLLGALRGFPAAVASLRARGARRTGPDGRPLPLGRDPRGKVLGILGMGGIGRNLAAKARALGMRIRYHNRSPLSGGGGGGGGGGGGGRAGDDAATAEYVDFETLLRESDVLSLNLPLNPSTRHIISTPQFAIMKPGIVIVNTARGAVMDEAALVEALNSGRVASVGLDVYENEPHIHPGLLANPNVLLLPHVGTWTLETETKMEEWAIDNVRMAVTKGKLKSIVPEQKAMQCEESGQANL